In the genome of Oncorhynchus masou masou isolate Uvic2021 chromosome 26, UVic_Omas_1.1, whole genome shotgun sequence, one region contains:
- the LOC135514869 gene encoding LOW QUALITY PROTEIN: filamin-C-like (The sequence of the model RefSeq protein was modified relative to this genomic sequence to represent the inferred CDS: inserted 1 base in 1 codon) — translation MMSNNTYYEQQQPPQYYQSTDNGDDEEEEMPATEKDLAEDAPWKKIQQNTFTRWCNEHLKCLNKRINDLQKDLTDGLKLIGLLEVLSQKKMYRKYHARPNFRQMKLENVSVALEFLEREHIKLVSIDSKAIVDGNLKLILGLIWTLILHYSISMPMWEDEDDEDAKKLTPKQRLLGWIQNKVPQLPINNFHRDWRDGKALGALVDNCAPGLCPDWETWDPSQPVENAREAMQQADDWLGVPQVIAPEEIVDPNVDEHSVMTYLSQFPKSKLKPGAPLRSKTLHPKKAKAYGPGIDPRGNMVLKPAEFIVETVEAGLGEVLVYVEDSEGHTEEARVIPNNDKNRTYSVIYLPKVEGLHKVKVMFAGQDIDRSPFVVSVSKAMGDPNKVQARGPGLEPVGNVANKPTYFDIYTAGAGAGDVGVIIVDSQGRRDTVDIILENKGDSIFRCTYCPILKGPHVIYVTFAGQQIPRSPFTVHISEASNPNMCRASGRGLQPKGVRVKEVADFKVYTKGAGSGELKVTVKGPKGLEEPVKVRDAGDGVYECDYYPIMTGKYTITITWGGQIIPRSPFEVGVSEDVGSQKVRAWGPGLETGMVGKSADFVVEAIGTEVGTLGFSIEGPSQAKIECDDKGDGSCDVRYWPTEPGDYAVHVICDDEDIKDSPFMAHILLTANDVFPEKVKSYGPGLEPIGCIVNKPAEFTIDTSRAGRGQLKIYAQDAEGFPIDIQITENGDSTFLCVYIPTKPIKHTIIITWGEVNVPNSPFRVTIGEGSHPENVKVYGPGVEKSGLKANEPTYFTVDCSEAGQGDVSIGIKCAPGVVGPAEADIDFDIIKNDNDTFTVKYMPPGPGRYTIMVLFADHEIPISPFRIKVDPSHDANKVRAEGPGLNKTGVEVGKPTHFTIYTKGAGKAKPEVHFTGAAKGDAVRDFEIIDNHDYSYTVRYTAVQQGNMSISICHGGDPIPKSPFNITVAPPLDLNKVKVQGLNNKVDVGKDQEFTVSTHGAGGQGKLDVKITSPSRRPIPCKLESDTANEVHTVKYIPPEEGPYKVDISYDGNPVPGSPFTVEGVMPPDPSKVRAYGPGLQGGMVGKAAPFAIDTKGAGTGGLGLTVEGPCEAKIECQDNGDGSCSVSYLPTEPGEYAINILFAEQHIPGSPFKAMVQSVFDPSKVTASGPGLERGKVNEAGSFVVDCSKAGDAELTIEIISDSGSKAEVRVQNNSDGTYSITYTPQFHGMYTITIKYGGHAVPKFPARVQVDPAVDTSGVKVYGPGVEPRGVLREVTTHFIVDARAKSKTGGSHVKARIVNPSGANTDAYITDKGEGTYRVEYAAYEDGMHLIEVLYDDVAVPNSPFRVPVTEGCDPSRVRAYGPGLEEGLVNKPNRFTVETRGAGTGGLGLAIEGPSEAKMSCKDNKDGSCSVEYIPFTPGDYDVNITFGGLPIPGSPFRVPVRELVDPSKVRCSGPGLGSGVRARVPQTFTVDTSKAGLAPLGVVLYGPTGVAEPVNITDNGDGTHTATYTPAKDGPYTVCVKYADQEVPRSPYKIKTLPAHDASKVRASGPGLNAQGVPASLPVEFTIDARDAGEGLLTVQILDPEGKPKKANIRDNRDGTYTVSYVPDMAGRYTITIKYGGDEIPYSPYRIHALPTGDASKCLVTVSIGGHGLGSGLGPTIQIGEETVITVDAKAAGKGKVTCKVSTPDGAELDVDVVENSDGTFDIYYTAPEPGKYVITIRFGGEHIPNSPFHVVASDTVPIIEEPCDKLQLQQPYQAYQGYPPHWATEEPVTTGDIMEPMLRPFNLVIPFTVQKGEITGEVRMPSGKTARPNITDNKDGTVTVKYAPTEKGLHEMDIKYDGNHIPGSPLQFYVDAINSGHVTAYGPGLSHGMVNKPATFTIVTKDAGEGGLSLAVEGPSKAEINCKDNKDGTCTVSYLPTVPGDYNIIVKFDNKHIAGSPYTAKITGDDTMRTSQLNVGTATDVSLKISETDLTSLTASIRAPSGNEXPCLLKRLPNRHIGISFTPKEVGEHVVSVKKNGTHVTNSPFKIMVGQSEIGDASKVKVFGQGLVEGHIFEVAEFIVDTRNAGYGGLGLSIEGPSKVDINCEDVEDGTCKVTYCPTEPGNYIINIKFADQHIPGSPFTVKVCGEGRVKESITRKRHAPSIATVGSTCNLNLKIPGNWFQMVSAQEQHTRTFTRSSHTYTRTECTEISKTRAGETKREVRVEESTQVGGDPFRDVFGEFLGSQSLTGFSGIPATTRQSQEGDQGTQEMTAQVTSPGGKTEDAEIIDGEDSTYSVRFIPQEMGPHTVNVKYRGQHVPGSPFQFTVGPLGEGGAHKVRAGGTGLDRGVAGVAAEFSIWTREAGAGGLSIAVEGPSKAEITFEDRKDGSCGVAYVVQEPGDYEVSIKFNDEHIPDSPFIVPITTLSDNARRLTVTSLQEMGLKVGQEASFAVQLNGARGLIDAKVHTPSGAVEECYVTELDSDQHAIRFIPRENGVHSIEVRFNGSHIPGSPFKIRVGEIGQVGDPGMVSAFGPGLEGGTTGAASDFVVNTCNAGSGALSVTIDGPSKVKMDCQDCPEGYKVTYTPMAPGSYLITIKYGGPSHIVGSPFKAKVTGARLSGGHSLHETSSVLVETVTKSLSSSSSMGVAYGPKFSSDASKVVSRGAGLSKAFVGQKNTFTVDCSNAGTNMLMVGVHGPKTPCEEVYVKHLGNRMYNVTYTVKEQGNYILIVKWGDENVPGSPFHVTVP, via the exons GCCTGTGTCCTGACTGGGAGACGTGGGATCCTAGCCAGCCTGTGGAGAATGCCAGGGAGGCAATGCAGCAGGCTGACGACTGGCTCGGTGTGCCCCAG GTGATAGCCCCTGAGGAAATAGTGGATCCCAATGTGGACGAGCACTCGGTGATGACCTACCTGTCCCAGTTTCCCAAGTCCAAGCTGAAGCCTGGCGCCCCGCTGCGCTCCAAGACTCTGCACCCTAAGAAGGCCAAGGCCTATGGaccag GTATTGATCCCAGAGGTAACATGGTGCTGAAGCCAGCTGAGTTCATCGTGGAGACAGTGGAGGCGGGGCTAGGGGAGGTGCTGGTCTATGTGGAGGACTCAGAGGGACACACAGAGGAG GCCAGAGTGATCCCCAACAATGACAAGAACAGGACGTACTCTGTCATCTACCTGCCCAAAGTGGAGGGCCTTCACAAG GTGAAGGTGATGTTTGCTGGGCAGGACATAGACAGGAGTCCCTTCGTGGTGAGTGTGTCCAAAGCCATGGGAGACCCCAACAAGGTGCAGGCCAGAGGACCAGGACTGGAGCCTGTAGGCAACGTGGCTAACAAGCCTACCTACTTCGACATCTACACAGCAG GTGCCGGTGCTGGAGACGTAGGTGTGATCATTGTGGACTCCCAGGGCAGAAGAGACACCGTGGATATCATTCTGGAAAACAAGGGGGACAGTATTTTCCGTTGCACCTATTGCCCTATCCTGAAGGGTCCTCATGTTATCTATGTGACGTTTGCTGGGCAGCAGATACCCAGAAGCCCTTTCACTGTCCACATCTCagagg CCAGCAACCCCAACATGTGCCGGGCCTCAGGGAGAGGTCTCCAGCCTAAGGGGGTGAGGGTGAAAGAGGTGGCCGACTTCAAGGTCTACACCAAGGGAGCCGGCAGCGGAGAGCTCAAGGTCACCGTCAAGGGGCCAA AGGGACTAGAGGAGCCTGTGAAGGTGCGTGATGCGGGAGACGGGGTGTATGAGTGTGACTACTACCCCATCATGACTGGCAAatacaccatcaccatcacctggGGCGGACAGATCATCCCACGCAG CCCGTTTGAGGTGGGGGTGAGTGAGGACGTGGGGTCCCAGAAGGTGAGGGCGTGGGGGCCGGGCCTGGAGACAGGCATGGTGGGGAAGTCAGCTGACTTTGTGGTGGAGGCCATCGGCACAGAGGTGGGAACTCTGG GTTTCTCCATCGAGGGCCCGTCGCAGGCTAAGATAGAGTGTGATGATAAGGGCGACGGGTCATGTGACGTACGTTACTGGCCCACGGAGCCTGGCGACTACGCTGTTCACGTCATCTGTGACGACGAGGACATCAAGGACAGCCCCTTTATGGCCCACATCCTCCTCACAGCCAATGACGTGTTCCCTGAGAAG GTGAAGAGCTATGGCCCAGGTCTGGAACCGATTGGCTGCATTGTCAACAAACCAGCAGAGTTCACCATTGATACAAGTAGAGCCGGCAGGGGCCAGCTGAAGATATACGCCCAGGATGCAGAGGGCTTCCCCATAGACATCCAGATCACAGAGAACGGAGACAGCACCTTCCTCTGTGTCTACATTCCCACCAAGCCCATCAAACACACCATCATTATCACCTGGGGAGAGGTCAACGTCCCCAACAGTCCCTTCAGG GTGACCATCGGAGAGGGCAGCCACCCAGAGAATGTGAAGGTGTACGGTCCAGGTGTGGAGAAGTCAGGTCTGAAGGCCAACGAGCCCACCTACTTCACTGTGGACTGCAGCGAGGCAGGACAAG GGGATGTCAGTATTGGCATAAAGTGTGCACCCGGCGTGGTGGGTCCGGCAGAGGCAGACATCGACTTTGACATCATCAAGAACGACAACGACACGTTCACAGTGAAGTACATGCCCCCCGGCCCCGGACGCTACACCATCATGGTGCTGTTCGCTGACcac GAAATACCCATCAGCCCTTTCAGGATCAAGGTGGACCCCTCCCATGACGCTAACAAGGTGAGGGCGGAGGGACCCGGACTCAACAAGACAG GTGTGGAGGTAGGTAAGCCCACCCACTTCACCATCTACACCAAGGGAGCGGGCAAGGCCAAGCCTGAAGTGCACTTCACCGGAGCAGCCAAAGGGGATGCCGTTCGAGACTTTGAGATCATTGACAACCATGACTATTCCTACACCGTGCGCTACACTGCAGTGCAACAG ggtAACATGTCTATCTCAATCTGCCACGGCGGTGACCCCATTCCCAAGAGCCCCTTCAACATCACTGTGGCTCCGCCCCTTGACCTCAACAAGGTCAAAGTTCAGGGGTTGAACAACA AGGTTGACGTTGGGAAGGATCAAGAGTTCACAGTGAGCACGCATGGCGCTGGTGGCCAGGGCAAGTTGGATGTGAAGATCACCTCGCCCTCCCGTCGGCCAATCCCCTGCAAGCTGGAGTCTGACACGGCCAACGAAGTGCACACTGTGAAGTACATTCCCCCTGAGGAGGGACCCTACAAAGTGGACATCAGCTATGATGGGAACCCTGTGCCTGGGAGCCCCTTCACTGTGGAGGGAGTGATGCCCCCTGACCCCTCAAAG GTGCGTGCCTATGGCCCAGGCCTCCAGGGGGGCATGGTGGGCAAGGCGGCCCCCTTTGCCATTGACACCAAGGGTGCGGGCACCGGCGGGCTGGGCCTGACCGTGGAGGGGCCATGCGAGGCCAAGATCGAGTGCCAGGACAACGGCGATGGCTCCTGCTCTGTCTCCTACCTGCCCACAGAGCCCGGCGAATACGCCATCAACATCCTGTTTGCCGAGCAGCACATCCCCGGCTCCCCCTTCAAGGCCATGGTACAGTCCGTGTTTGACCCTAGTAAGGTCACGGCCAGTGGGCCAGGCCTGGAGAGAGGCAAGGTCAACGAGGCAGGGTCGTTCGTAGTGGACTGCTCCAAGGCCGGGGACGCCGAGCTGACCATTGAGATTATTTCCGATTCGGGGTCGAAGGCGGAGGTGCGTGTTCAGAACAACAGTGATGGGACCTATTCTATCACCTACACCCCACAGTTCCATGGCATGTATACTATCACCATTAAATACGGGGGGCACGCCGTGCCCAAGTTCCCCGCCCGTGTGCAGGTGGACCCAGCCGTGGATACCAGCGGGGTGAAGGTGTACGGACCAGGAGTGGAACCCAGAG GGGTCCTGAGGGAGGTGACCACCCATTTCATCGTGGATGCCCGTGCCAAGAGCAAGACCGGGGGCAGCCATGTCAAGGCCCGCATCGTCAACCCTTCAGGCGCCAACACAGACGCCTACATCACTGACAAGGGAGAAGGCACCTACAGAGTGGAATACGCTGCCTACGAGGATG GGATGCACCTGATTGAGGTGCTGTATGATGATGTGGCGGTGCCTAACAGTCCGTTCCGTGTCCCGGTAACGGAGGGTTGTGACCCCAGCCGTGTCAGAGCCTACGGCCCTGGTCTAGAGGAGGGCCTGGTCAACAAACCCAACCGCTTCACCGTGGAAACCAG ggGTGCTGGTACAGGGGGTCTGGGCCTGGCCATCGAGGGTCCGTCAGAAGCTAAGATGTCCTGTAAGGACAATAAAGATGGCAGCTGCAGTGTGGAGTACATCCCGTTCACCCCGGGAGACTATGATGTCAACATTACCTTCGGAGGCTTGCCCATCCCAG ggagTCCCTTCCGTGTGCCAGTGAGAGAGCTGGTAGACCCAAGTAAGGTGAGGTGTTCAGGTCCAGGGCTGGGTAGTGGAGTCAGAGCCCGTGTTCCTCAGACCTTCACCGTGGACACCAGCAAGGCTGGCCTCGCCCCTCTGGGAGTGGTGCTGTACGGACCtactg GAGTGGCTGAGCCAGTGAACATCACCGATAATGGAGACGGAACACACACAGCGACCTACACCCCGGCCAAGGACGGCCCGTACACCGTGTGTGTGAAGTACGCTGACCAGGAGGTTCCTCGCAG TCCGTATAAGATCAAGACATTGCCTGCTCATGATGCCAGTAAGGTGCGTGCCAGTGGGCCAGGTTTGAATGCCCAGGGTGTGCCTGCCAGCCTGCCTGTGGAGTTCACCATCGATGCCCGCGATGCTGGCGAAGGCCTGCTCACTGTGCAGATACTG GACCCAGAAGGCAAGCCGAAAAAGGCCAACATCCGTGACAACAGAGATGGGACGTACACAGTGTCCTATGTACCAGACATGGCAGGGCGCTACACCATCACCATCAAGTATGGAGGAGATGAGATTCCCTACTCACCCTATCGTATCCATGCCCTGCCCACTGGAGATGCCAGCAAGTGTCTGGTCACAG TTTCCATTGGAGGACATGGATTGG GTTCAGGCCTCGGACCCACCATCCAGATCGGCGAGGAGACCGTCATCACCGTGGACGCAAAAGCTGCTGGGAAGGGGAAGGTGACCTGTAAGGTGTCGACGCCAGATGGGGCGGAGCTAGACGTGGACGTGGTGGAGAATTCCGACGGAACGTTTGACATCTATTACACGGCTCCGGAACCCGGGAAATACGTCATCACCATCCGCTTTGGAGGAGAACACATTCCAAACAGCCCCTTCCACGTGGTG GCCAGTGATACCGTCCCTATAATAGAGGAACCGTGTGACAAGCTCCAGTTACAACAGCCCTACCAGGCCTACCAGGGCTACCCCCCTCACTGG GCCACAGAGGAGCCAGTCACCACCGGCGATATCATGGAGCCTATGCTCCGCCCCTTCAACCTGGTCATTCCGTTCACCGTTCAGAAGGGAGAGATCACAG gtGAGGTACGTATGCCCTCAGGTAAGACAGCCCGTCCTAACATCACAGACAACAAGGATGGGACAGTCACAGTGAAGTACGCCCCTACAGAGAAAGGCCTGCACGAGATGGACATCAAATATGATGGAAACCACATCCCAG GAAGTCCCCTCCAGTTCTATGTAGATGCCATCAATAGTGGTCATGTGACAGCCTATGGTCCTGGTCTGAGTCACGGCATGGTCAACAAACCTGCCACCTTCACCATCGTCACCAAGGATGCAGGGGAAG GTGGTCTGTCCCTGGCAGTGGAGGGTCCCTCTAAGGCAGAGATCAACTGTAAGGACAACAAGGATGGAACCTGTACTGTGTCCTACCTTCCCACTGTGCCAGGAGACTACAACATCATCGTCAAGTTTGACAACAAACACATCGCCGGCAGCCCCTACACTGCCAAGATCACAG GAGATGACACTATGAGGACATCCCAGCTCAACGTTGGCACGGCAACAGACGTGTCATTGAAGATCTCAGAGACAGACTTGACCAGCCTGACAGCGAGCATCAGAGCACCGTCGGGCAACG GACCCTGCCTCCTCAAGAGACTGCCCAATCGACACATCG GTATCTCATTCACTCCTAAGGAGGTAGGGGAGCATGTTGTGAGTGTGAAGAAGAACGGGACGCACGTGACCAACAGCCCCTTCAAGATTATGGTGGGCCAGTCAGAGATCGGGGACGCCAGCAAGGTCAAGGTGTTTGGCCAGGGACTGGTGGAGGGACACATCTTTGAGGTGGCTGAGTTCATAGTTGACACCAGGAACGCAG gTTATGGTGGTCTGGGTCTGTCTATTGAGGGTCCCAGTAAGGTGGATATTAACTGTGAGGATGTGGAGGATGGTACCTGTAAGGTGACCTACTGTCCCACTGAACCAGGAAATTACATCATCAATATCAAGTTCGCCGACCAGCACATTCCAG GAAGTCCTTTCACAGTGAAGGTGTGTGGTGAGGGCAGGGTGAAGGAGAGCATCACCAGGAAGAGACATGCTCCATCCATTGCTACTGTGGGCAGCACCTGTAACCTCAACCTCAAAATACCAG GTAATTGGTTCCAGATGGTGTCGGCCCAGGAGCAGCATACGCGCACGTTCACGCGCAGCAGTCACACGTACACGCGAACGGAGTGCACAGAGATTAGTAAGACAAGGGCGGGGGAGACCAAGCGGGAGGTGCGCGTGGAGGAGAGTACCCAGGTCGGGGGAGACCCCTTCAGGGACGTGTTTGGAGAGTTCCTGGGGAGTCAGAGTCTCACAGGCTTCAGTGGGATTCCAGCCACTACCAGACAGTCtcaagagg GTGACCAGGGGACCCAGGAGATGACGGCCCAGGTGACCAGTCCGGGGGGTAAGACGGAGGACGCAGAGATCATCGACGGCGAGGACAGCACCTACAGCGTCCGCTTCATCCCCCAGGAGATGGGTCCCCACACGGTCAACGTCAAGTACCGGGGCCAGCACGTCCCCGGGAGCCCCTTCCAGTTCACTGTGGGGcccctgggagagggaggggcacaTAAGGTCCGGGCTGGGGGCACGGGGCTGGATAGAGGAGTGGCAGGAGTGGCAG CTGAGTTTAGTATCTGGACCAGAGAGGCTGGAGCAGGGGGTCTGTCCATCGCTGTAGAGGGGCCCAGTAAGGCAGAGATCACCTTTGAAGACAGGAAGGATGGATCCTGTGGAGTGGCCTATGTGGTGCAGGAACCAG gtgaCTATGAGGTGTCCATTAAGTTTAATGATGAGCACATCCCAGACAGTCCCTTTATAGTCCCCATCACCACTCTGTCTGATAACGCACGCCGCCTTACTGTCACCAGCCTACag GAGATGGGATTGAAGGTGGGCCAGGAGGCGTCGTTCGCGGTGCAGTTGAACGGGGCGAGGGGGTTGATAGATGCTAAGGTTCACACCCCGTCCGGAGCCGTAGAGGAGTGTTATGTTACGGAGCTGGACAGCG ACCAGCACGCCATCCGGTTTATCCCGAGGGAGAACGGAGTCCACTCCATCGAAGTGCGTTTCAACGGGAGCCACATTCCCGGTAGTCCCTTCAAGATCCGCGTGGGAGAGATTGGACAGGTCGGAGACCCGGGAATGGTGTCTGCCTTCGGACCTGGGCTGGAAGGAGGAACCACAG gCGCGGCATCAGATTTTGTAGTGAACACGTGTAATGCGGGGTCGGgtgctctgtcagtgaccatcgatGGGCCGTCCAAGGTCAAGATGGACTGTCAGGATTGTCCCGAGGGTTACAAGGTCACCTACACACCCATGGCCCCCGGCAGCTATCTCATCACCATCAAATACGGAGGACCATCCCACATCGTAGGCAGCCCCTTCAAGGCTAAAGTCACAG gtgctCGTCTCTCTGGGGGTCACAGTCTACATGAAACTTCGTCCGTACTTGTGGAGACAGTAACCAAGTCGTTGTCGTCGTCATCGTCGATGGGTGTGGCCTATGGCCCTAAGTTCTCTTCGGATGCCAGTAAGGTGGTCTCCCGGGGCGCCGGCCTATCAAAGGCCTTTGTAGGGCAGAAGAACACCTTCACAGTGGACTGCAGCAATGCAG GAACTAACATGTTGATGGTGGGGGTACATGGACCCAAGACCCCGTGTGAAGAGGTCTATGTTAAACATCTGGGAAACAGGATGTACAACGTCACCTACACCGTCAAAGAACAGGGCAACTACATCCTCATCGTCAAATGGGGGGATGAAAATGTCCCCGGCAGCCCCTTCCATGTCACCGTCCCCTAA